From one Microbacter margulisiae genomic stretch:
- a CDS encoding SusC/RagA family TonB-linked outer membrane protein — MMRILQQQWIRVGIAVLLSFFVIANGYAQTRTVKGKVVDVKNQPIIGASVKIVGTSTGTITDVNGLYSLSATSKDKLQFSFMGYTSKEEVVGNRSVINVILEESNVQMQDIVVVGYGTQRKANLTGAVATVDTKILDARPITDVSRGLEGVAPGLTITAPTGDLGVNPSIKLRGSVGSLGNGASSNGAASPLILVDGVEVPNLMMINPNDIASISVLKDASSSAIYGARATWGVILITTKQGKFNQRAVVDYSVNFSENTPTITMNIADAPTNAAFLLAVNQRANPTNPADANGGFVYANASTIQTMKDWLKQYGNKNLGEDIVRGRDYDIIGGKFYGYRTYDPTHLYLKRYTPMSQHNISVSGGGEKISYNLSGAYLNQSGLLKVNPDSYKRYNLTANINGVVNKWLELRLNSMLSNSDYTTPFNLLNTASRYNAFYYMYRWSSFSPYGYMNGQPVKDAVNAVRQANDNTTDAILSRVTIAATAKILEGLTFDADYTFSNQDTRATVRGGDFYALNTWGTPNSSTPSGFNYGIVSTNTNYIEEDFMYERTRAFNGYFTYKKKIDKHDLKVTAGVNTEDFIRNGYISKKANLLINSQANIGLASGTQTVGVIGAGYLTSSPTQWATAGAFGRINYSYDDKYLLEYDMRYDGSSLFPAANRWAVFPSGSLGWRFTQEPFMRGITKILTSGKLRASYGMLGNQDVAANSFISTLTPYYGTNVNVGGSLWYVNGANQTFFGTPTTVSTSLTWEKVTTADFGADLQLINDLNITYDWYQRVTSGMITAGSPVPLTFGTTAAYQNFGALTTKGWELQLNYRHIFNNGLTINLSAGLSDYIETITKWVYSTSYTGYRVGQRIGAVYGYKFDRLFNVDDFQRDANNAIAVSSGQYQLKPGIATQSKLGTFGPGDVKYKDLNGDGVIDAGDGTVANHGDMSLLGYNTPRDQYNFTIGASWKGFDLNMFFQGVGSCKNWIASSATLPGFDTGNSPSLLTTQTNYWYTPNVTDPSKSDYFVSQVKDPVYPRPSNSGSSSTGNFQVSDKYMQNLAYLRLKNLAVGYSFPKSMISKAFIQNLRIYISIDNLLTFDHVTAPIDPETGSVGDAIAYGRSYPFVKAYSAGLQVKF, encoded by the coding sequence ATGATGAGAATTCTTCAACAACAATGGATTCGTGTGGGTATTGCTGTTTTGTTATCATTTTTTGTGATAGCAAACGGGTATGCACAAACAAGAACCGTTAAAGGGAAAGTGGTTGATGTAAAAAATCAGCCTATTATTGGTGCATCGGTAAAAATTGTCGGTACTTCTACCGGCACTATAACCGATGTCAACGGGCTTTATTCACTCTCGGCAACATCGAAGGATAAGTTGCAATTTTCATTTATGGGTTATACTTCAAAAGAAGAAGTTGTAGGCAATCGTTCTGTGATTAATGTGATTTTAGAAGAATCTAACGTGCAAATGCAAGATATCGTAGTAGTGGGCTACGGTACCCAACGAAAAGCAAACTTGACAGGGGCTGTGGCCACTGTAGATACTAAGATTTTAGATGCCCGTCCTATTACAGATGTTTCTCGTGGCTTGGAAGGTGTGGCTCCAGGGCTAACAATTACGGCGCCGACGGGAGATCTTGGTGTTAATCCGTCTATTAAATTAAGAGGTAGTGTGGGATCGTTAGGGAATGGAGCTTCATCAAACGGGGCGGCGTCTCCACTTATTCTTGTTGATGGGGTTGAGGTACCAAATCTCATGATGATCAATCCTAATGATATTGCAAGCATATCTGTCTTAAAGGATGCGTCTTCAAGTGCAATTTATGGGGCACGGGCCACATGGGGGGTTATTTTAATCACAACAAAGCAAGGAAAGTTTAACCAACGGGCTGTTGTAGATTATTCTGTTAATTTTTCAGAGAATACTCCAACCATAACTATGAATATTGCAGATGCTCCTACAAATGCAGCCTTTTTATTAGCTGTTAATCAAAGAGCAAATCCAACTAATCCTGCTGACGCAAATGGTGGGTTTGTATATGCAAATGCTTCTACTATTCAGACTATGAAAGACTGGTTGAAGCAATATGGTAATAAGAATCTGGGAGAGGATATTGTTAGAGGTAGAGATTATGATATCATTGGAGGAAAGTTTTACGGTTATAGAACTTATGATCCTACTCATTTATACTTGAAGAGATATACCCCCATGAGTCAACATAATATTTCTGTTTCAGGAGGAGGTGAAAAAATTTCTTATAATTTAAGTGGAGCTTATTTGAATCAATCTGGTTTGTTAAAGGTCAATCCTGATAGTTATAAAAGATATAATTTGACGGCTAATATTAATGGGGTTGTCAATAAGTGGCTGGAACTTAGATTAAATTCAATGCTTTCAAATTCTGATTATACAACGCCATTTAATCTTCTTAATACTGCCTCGAGGTACAATGCTTTTTATTATATGTATAGATGGTCAAGTTTCTCTCCTTACGGTTATATGAATGGGCAACCCGTAAAAGATGCAGTCAATGCGGTTCGACAAGCAAATGATAACACTACGGATGCTATACTATCTCGTGTGACAATAGCTGCCACTGCAAAGATATTAGAGGGATTAACTTTTGATGCTGACTATACTTTTTCCAATCAAGATACAAGAGCTACTGTCCGAGGAGGTGATTTTTATGCGTTGAACACATGGGGCACTCCCAATTCATCTACTCCAAGTGGGTTTAATTATGGAATTGTTAGTACCAATACCAATTATATAGAAGAAGATTTCATGTATGAGAGAACAAGAGCGTTCAATGGATATTTTACCTACAAAAAGAAAATTGATAAACATGATTTAAAAGTTACGGCTGGTGTCAATACTGAAGATTTTATAAGGAATGGTTACATATCAAAGAAAGCTAATCTATTAATAAACTCTCAAGCTAATATTGGATTGGCCTCCGGCACTCAAACCGTCGGTGTTATTGGTGCTGGCTATCTGACTAGTTCGCCAACGCAGTGGGCAACTGCAGGTGCTTTTGGTAGAATCAATTATTCATATGATGATAAATATCTATTGGAATATGATATGAGATATGATGGCTCTTCTTTATTTCCTGCTGCAAATCGTTGGGCTGTTTTCCCGTCAGGATCTTTAGGCTGGCGTTTTACCCAAGAACCTTTTATGCGTGGGATTACGAAGATATTAACTTCGGGAAAACTTCGCGCCTCTTATGGAATGCTTGGAAATCAAGATGTTGCTGCAAATTCATTTATATCTACCTTAACTCCATATTATGGGACTAACGTAAATGTTGGAGGTTCATTATGGTATGTAAATGGCGCAAATCAAACCTTTTTTGGTACACCTACCACTGTATCCACTTCGTTAACTTGGGAGAAAGTGACTACGGCAGATTTTGGCGCTGACTTACAATTAATCAATGATTTGAATATAACATATGATTGGTATCAACGTGTCACTTCAGGTATGATAACAGCGGGATCCCCTGTGCCATTGACTTTTGGGACAACTGCTGCCTATCAGAATTTTGGAGCATTGACGACAAAAGGTTGGGAACTTCAATTAAATTATCGACATATTTTTAATAATGGCCTGACAATTAATCTATCTGCTGGTTTATCTGATTATATTGAGACTATAACCAAATGGGTTTACTCAACTTCCTATACGGGCTATCGGGTTGGCCAACGTATCGGAGCTGTATATGGATATAAGTTTGACAGACTTTTTAATGTTGATGATTTTCAACGGGATGCCAATAATGCTATCGCGGTATCAAGCGGACAATATCAACTTAAACCAGGCATTGCGACTCAGTCGAAGTTAGGAACTTTCGGCCCTGGGGATGTTAAATATAAGGATTTGAATGGGGATGGTGTAATTGATGCTGGGGATGGTACTGTTGCTAATCATGGAGATATGTCATTGCTAGGATATAATACTCCTCGCGATCAGTATAATTTTACGATTGGAGCATCTTGGAAAGGGTTCGATCTTAATATGTTTTTTCAAGGTGTTGGCAGCTGTAAAAATTGGATAGCATCATCAGCTACTCTTCCCGGGTTTGATACCGGTAATAGTCCAAGCTTGTTAACGACACAAACAAATTATTGGTATACACCTAATGTTACTGATCCATCAAAATCTGATTATTTTGTATCACAAGTAAAAGATCCTGTTTATCCCCGTCCATCCAACAGTGGTTCGTCTTCAACCGGGAATTTTCAAGTGAGTGATAAATATATGCAAAATCTTGCATATCTACGTTTGAAAAATCTTGCGGTTGGCTATTCTTTCCCAAAATCGATGATTTCTAAAGCATTTATTCAAAATCTTAGAATATACATTAGCATCGATAATTTGTTGACTTTTGATCATGTTACAGCCCCGATTGATCCTGAGACCGGTAGTGTGGGTGATGCAATTGCTTATGGACGTAGCTATCCTTTTGTAAAGGCTTATTCTGCTGGGCTTCAAGTAAAATTTTAA
- the rsgA gene encoding ribosome small subunit-dependent GTPase A — protein MEGVVVKTSGQLYRVLSNDGSLVECNLKGNFRLKSISTTNPIVVGDHVCFEKNAHDIAMITAIKPRINEMVRRASNLSKQAHIIAANIDLAVLVVTTNYPKTYSVFIDRFLVAAESFKIRAIIVINKIDLYHEDELSVVEQWQTLYQSIGYPCYAVSAESGEGISTLHHSLIGKISLFSGNSGVGKSSLLNRLSPDSAAKTNAISEYHNKGMHTTTFSEMFPLEGGGFVIDTPGIKGFGMTGMSFADVSHYFPEIFKIASDCRFYNCTHTHEPGCAVIEAVQDGRIDPSRYTSYLSILDEFEKGKYR, from the coding sequence ATGGAAGGTGTTGTTGTAAAAACATCAGGGCAATTATATCGGGTTTTGTCAAATGACGGGTCTCTTGTTGAATGTAATTTAAAAGGTAACTTCCGTTTGAAATCTATCTCTACAACGAATCCTATTGTGGTAGGTGATCATGTGTGCTTTGAAAAAAATGCGCATGATATTGCTATGATTACTGCAATTAAACCTCGAATAAATGAAATGGTGCGTCGTGCATCCAATCTTTCAAAGCAAGCTCATATCATTGCCGCTAATATTGATCTGGCAGTATTAGTAGTGACAACTAATTATCCGAAAACTTATTCTGTCTTTATTGATCGTTTTTTAGTTGCGGCGGAATCATTTAAAATACGCGCAATTATAGTGATTAATAAAATAGATTTATATCATGAAGACGAATTGTCCGTTGTGGAACAGTGGCAAACGTTGTATCAATCTATTGGCTATCCTTGTTATGCTGTATCAGCTGAATCCGGAGAAGGAATCAGTACTTTACACCATTCTTTAATTGGAAAAATTTCTTTGTTTTCAGGTAACTCTGGAGTTGGTAAGTCATCACTTCTTAATCGTTTGTCTCCTGATTCTGCGGCAAAAACCAATGCCATTTCGGAATATCACAACAAGGGTATGCATACAACAACATTTTCAGAGATGTTTCCCTTGGAAGGAGGTGGTTTTGTTATCGATACTCCTGGTATTAAGGGATTTGGTATGACGGGTATGTCGTTTGCAGACGTAAGTCATTATTTTCCTGAAATATTTAAAATTGCATCTGATTGTCGTTTCTATAATTGTACACACACCCATGAGCCAGGTTGTGCTGTCATTGAAGCCGTTCAGGATGGTCGCATTGATCCCTCCCGTTATACAAGCTACCTTAGTATTCTTGATGAATTTGAAAAGGGGAAATATCGTTGA
- the dnaG gene encoding DNA primase: MIDPVTIDKIINAAQILDVVSDFVTLKKRGVNYIGLCPFHEERTPSFSVSPAKGICKCFSCGKGGNAVNFIMEHEQMSYYEALKYLAKKYNIEVVEKELTPEEIAQRNDRESMLAVNKFAQQYFSSLLFDSSEGRNIGLAYFHERGFHDDIIRKFQLGYSLDQRDAFTVSALSKAYKKEYLIKTGLSIDRENGSLYDRFWGRVMFPVHSLSGNIVAFGGRVLKKDDKTAKYVNSPESEIYHKSNELYGIYFAKQTIVKFDRCFLVEGYTDVLAMHQAGIENVVASSGTSLTKGQIRLIHRFTNNVTVLYDGDAAGIKASIRGIDMLLEEGLNIKVVLLPQGEDPDSFAKSQDASQFISYIEKHQTDFIRFKTSLLLNEAGNDPIKRAALIGDIVRSIAIIPDHIIRSVYVKECSTLLETDEKLLYAEITKYQNGHTFQQPDNGTTTVTSLSVVNSGSETDEKKYQPHDWDEVERNIIQYMIRYGERKLFLSRDNASDTQLISISVMQYLIDELQNDHLAFAHPLHAKILREFEEHLHDEFFVPEPYFLQHHDPTISSLSADLVADKYVLSRLYTQNATTERDDEWLSEAVPRVLFEYKNKIVMTSLKEKMLALKHANELHDALAEQRLMEEISQLNAIKAQLAKNLGERIILKL; the protein is encoded by the coding sequence ATGATTGACCCCGTCACTATTGATAAAATTATAAACGCAGCTCAGATTCTTGATGTTGTGTCTGATTTTGTTACTCTGAAAAAACGTGGAGTTAATTATATTGGCTTATGCCCGTTTCATGAAGAAAGGACGCCTTCATTTAGTGTCTCTCCTGCAAAAGGGATTTGTAAATGCTTTAGCTGCGGCAAGGGAGGAAATGCCGTGAATTTTATTATGGAGCACGAACAAATGAGCTATTATGAAGCGTTGAAATATTTGGCAAAGAAATACAATATTGAAGTTGTCGAAAAAGAGTTGACGCCTGAAGAAATAGCCCAGCGGAATGATCGGGAGAGCATGTTGGCTGTCAATAAATTTGCTCAGCAATATTTCAGCTCGTTGTTGTTTGACTCTTCTGAAGGGCGTAATATTGGGTTGGCTTATTTTCATGAACGAGGGTTTCATGACGATATAATACGTAAGTTTCAATTAGGATATTCCCTGGACCAACGCGATGCTTTTACGGTTTCTGCGCTTAGCAAGGCGTATAAAAAGGAATATTTGATTAAGACCGGGCTTTCAATTGATCGCGAGAACGGCTCTCTATATGACCGGTTTTGGGGAAGAGTTATGTTTCCCGTACATTCGCTTTCGGGTAATATTGTTGCCTTTGGAGGTCGTGTTTTAAAGAAAGATGACAAAACAGCGAAATATGTAAACTCTCCAGAATCGGAAATATATCACAAGAGCAATGAATTGTATGGAATTTATTTTGCCAAACAAACCATTGTAAAGTTTGATCGTTGTTTTTTGGTCGAAGGATATACGGATGTATTAGCGATGCATCAGGCTGGCATCGAAAACGTTGTTGCTTCTTCGGGAACTTCTTTGACAAAAGGTCAGATCAGACTCATTCATCGCTTCACGAACAATGTAACGGTTTTGTATGATGGTGATGCTGCTGGCATTAAAGCTTCTATCAGGGGGATAGATATGCTGCTGGAAGAGGGTTTAAATATCAAAGTGGTTTTATTACCACAGGGAGAAGATCCGGATTCATTTGCGAAAAGCCAGGATGCCAGTCAGTTTATTAGTTATATTGAAAAGCATCAGACTGACTTCATTCGTTTCAAAACTTCATTATTACTGAATGAAGCAGGTAATGATCCAATTAAGAGAGCTGCTTTGATTGGGGATATTGTCCGTAGTATTGCTATCATCCCTGATCATATTATTCGGTCTGTATATGTGAAAGAATGCAGTACCCTTTTAGAGACGGATGAAAAGTTGTTGTATGCAGAAATCACTAAATATCAAAACGGACATACTTTTCAGCAGCCTGACAACGGTACCACAACTGTAACAAGTCTCTCCGTTGTCAACTCTGGATCAGAGACGGATGAAAAAAAATATCAACCTCATGATTGGGATGAGGTTGAACGAAATATCATCCAGTATATGATTCGATATGGTGAACGTAAATTATTTTTATCGCGTGATAATGCAAGTGATACACAACTGATTTCTATTTCGGTTATGCAATATCTTATCGATGAATTACAGAACGACCATCTTGCTTTTGCACATCCTTTACATGCTAAAATACTCAGAGAATTTGAAGAGCATCTTCATGATGAATTTTTTGTTCCAGAACCTTATTTTCTTCAGCATCATGATCCTACAATTAGCAGTTTGTCTGCCGATCTGGTAGCTGATAAATATGTGTTAAGTCGGCTATATACTCAAAACGCTACAACGGAAAGAGATGACGAATGGTTGTCAGAAGCTGTTCCGCGTGTTTTGTTTGAATACAAAAATAAGATTGTCATGACATCGCTCAAAGAAAAAATGCTGGCACTAAAGCATGCGAACGAGTTGCATGATGCACTAGCGGAGCAGAGATTAATGGAAGAAATTAGCCAATTAAACGCTATTAAAGCTCAGCTTGCTAAAAATCTTGGCGAACGGATCATTCTTAAGTTATAA
- a CDS encoding MlaE family ABC transporter permease: MKVFIAVGRYFLFLKRVFSVPDQWRMFYKQLLLEFEKLGYRSIGIVIIISTFIGAIITIQAQHNTTNPLMPRYTTGLLTRDTLILEFSSTVLCLLLAGKIGSNISSEIGSMRISEQIDALDVIGINSANYLVLPKIAALVILMPILVVFSMFLGVVGGDAVGVFSNIITTSNFIYGIQYDFTPFYVTYSLIKSAVFAFIIASVSSYYGYFTKGGALNVGNASTTAVVNSSVLILLFDVILTEVMLT, from the coding sequence ATGAAAGTTTTTATTGCAGTAGGTCGCTATTTTTTATTCTTAAAGCGAGTATTTTCTGTGCCTGACCAATGGCGCATGTTTTATAAACAATTGCTTTTGGAATTTGAAAAGTTGGGTTACCGATCTATTGGGATTGTAATCATTATATCTACTTTCATCGGGGCCATCATTACTATTCAGGCACAACACAATACGACAAACCCACTGATGCCTCGCTACACAACCGGATTGCTCACCCGCGACACTTTGATCCTAGAATTTTCTTCAACTGTACTTTGCTTACTTTTGGCAGGGAAAATAGGCTCCAATATTTCCTCTGAAATTGGGAGTATGCGCATCTCTGAACAGATTGATGCACTCGATGTCATAGGCATCAATTCCGCCAATTACCTGGTACTGCCGAAAATAGCAGCCTTAGTAATTTTAATGCCTATCTTAGTAGTTTTCAGCATGTTCCTTGGAGTAGTAGGAGGTGATGCCGTAGGCGTATTCTCGAATATCATCACGACATCTAACTTTATCTATGGCATTCAATATGACTTTACTCCATTTTATGTGACCTACTCATTGATTAAATCAGCCGTCTTTGCCTTTATTATAGCTTCAGTTTCGTCTTATTACGGTTATTTTACAAAAGGAGGAGCTTTAAACGTAGGGAATGCCAGTACAACTGCTGTTGTGAATAGCAGTGTATTAATCCTTTTATTTGATGTAATTTTGACTGAAGTAATGCTTACTTAA
- a CDS encoding gamma carbonic anhydrase family protein: MAIIKSVRGFTPQIGKNCFIADNAVIIGDVVIGDNCSVWFGAVIRGDVNSIRIGNHVNIQDGAVLHTLYQKSTITLGDYVSVGHNVTIHGATVYDYALIGMGATVLDYAEVGEGAIVAANALVLSKTKIEPNTIWAGVPAKFVKEMDKEQSVEINQRIAHNYSMYASWYTEDEQLK; this comes from the coding sequence ATGGCTATTATTAAAAGCGTGAGAGGATTTACTCCTCAAATTGGAAAAAATTGTTTTATTGCTGATAATGCAGTAATTATCGGTGATGTAGTGATAGGTGATAATTGCAGTGTCTGGTTTGGCGCTGTTATTCGTGGTGATGTGAATTCTATTCGGATTGGTAACCATGTTAATATTCAGGATGGAGCTGTTTTACATACTCTTTATCAAAAATCAACAATAACACTTGGTGATTATGTTTCTGTAGGACATAATGTTACGATTCATGGTGCTACAGTATATGATTATGCTTTAATTGGAATGGGGGCAACTGTACTTGATTATGCAGAAGTAGGTGAGGGGGCGATTGTCGCTGCTAATGCATTAGTGTTGAGTAAAACAAAAATTGAACCTAATACCATTTGGGCAGGTGTTCCTGCCAAGTTTGTTAAGGAAATGGATAAAGAGCAATCTGTTGAAATCAATCAACGCATTGCTCACAATTATTCCATGTATGCCAGCTGGTATACTGAAGATGAGCAACTTAAGTAA
- the tsf gene encoding translation elongation factor Ts, with the protein MAVTMADISKLRTMTGAGMMDCKNALTESNGDFDKAIEIIRKKGQAVAAKRSDREASEGCVLAGNNGNFAAVLALKCETDFVAKNADFIALTQSILDEALAKQPASKEELLAMAKDGRTVAELITDRSGITGEKMELDRYDFVKGESTIFYIHPGNKLATIVAFAETSVEYQVARDVAMQVAAMNPVSLDRNSVPVEIVEKELEIGRDKARQEGKPEAMLDKIAQGRLNKFYQEFTLVEQEFIKDNKMTIAQYVKQHNATPIAFKRITLNQE; encoded by the coding sequence ATGGCTGTAACAATGGCAGATATCTCAAAATTGCGGACTATGACCGGTGCCGGCATGATGGATTGCAAGAATGCTTTGACTGAATCAAATGGAGATTTTGACAAAGCAATTGAAATCATTCGCAAGAAGGGACAAGCTGTAGCTGCAAAACGCAGTGACCGTGAAGCATCTGAAGGCTGTGTTTTAGCCGGAAACAATGGCAATTTTGCTGCTGTATTAGCATTGAAGTGTGAAACTGATTTTGTTGCCAAAAATGCTGATTTTATTGCTTTAACCCAGTCGATTCTTGATGAAGCTCTTGCTAAACAACCTGCTTCCAAAGAAGAATTATTAGCTATGGCAAAAGATGGGCGTACGGTGGCTGAATTAATTACTGACCGGTCAGGAATTACGGGTGAGAAAATGGAACTCGACCGTTATGATTTTGTCAAGGGAGAAAGTACAATTTTTTACATACATCCGGGGAACAAGTTGGCAACTATTGTTGCTTTTGCTGAGACTTCGGTTGAATATCAGGTTGCTCGCGATGTAGCCATGCAAGTTGCTGCAATGAATCCTGTGTCTTTAGATCGAAATTCAGTGCCGGTTGAAATTGTAGAAAAAGAATTGGAGATTGGTCGTGATAAAGCTCGTCAGGAGGGGAAACCTGAAGCTATGTTGGATAAAATTGCACAAGGTCGTTTGAATAAATTTTATCAGGAGTTTACTCTTGTAGAGCAAGAGTTTATCAAGGATAATAAGATGACAATAGCGCAATATGTGAAGCAACACAATGCAACTCCAATTGCCTTCAAACGTATTACATTAAATCAGGAATAA
- the rpsB gene encoding 30S ribosomal protein S2 translates to MPTTNFEDLLEAGCHFGHLKRKWNPAMAPYIFMESNGIHIIDLHKTAVKIDEAAAAMRQIAKTGKKILFVATKKQAKEVVAEKASLVGMPYVTERWPGGMLTNFPTIRKAIKKMTTIDKMSNDGTFSNLSKRERLQITRQRAKLEKNLGSIVDLVRMPAALFVVDVMKEQIAVNEAKRLGIPVFAIVDTNSNPNNIDFVIPANDDATKSISIILDALVAAIQEGQEELKAVKMEAENSEEPQIHEKRVRGAKKPRVHKEDEVALNANIADKYLKDSEL, encoded by the coding sequence ATGCCAACAACAAATTTTGAAGATTTATTAGAAGCTGGTTGCCATTTTGGTCACCTGAAACGTAAATGGAATCCTGCAATGGCTCCATATATTTTTATGGAAAGTAACGGGATTCATATCATTGATTTGCATAAAACAGCAGTTAAAATTGATGAAGCTGCAGCAGCAATGCGTCAAATTGCTAAAACAGGCAAAAAGATTTTATTTGTTGCAACTAAAAAACAAGCTAAAGAAGTAGTTGCTGAAAAAGCATCTTTAGTTGGAATGCCTTACGTGACAGAACGGTGGCCTGGTGGTATGTTGACCAATTTCCCGACAATTCGGAAAGCTATTAAGAAAATGACTACCATAGATAAGATGTCGAACGATGGTACATTTTCGAATTTATCGAAACGCGAACGTTTACAAATCACACGACAACGCGCTAAATTGGAAAAGAACCTTGGAAGTATTGTTGACCTGGTTCGTATGCCGGCTGCACTGTTTGTTGTGGATGTGATGAAAGAACAAATTGCTGTAAACGAAGCAAAACGATTGGGAATACCTGTGTTTGCTATTGTTGATACCAATTCTAATCCCAATAATATTGATTTTGTGATCCCAGCAAATGACGATGCAACAAAATCAATTTCCATTATTTTAGATGCTTTAGTTGCTGCTATTCAGGAAGGTCAAGAAGAATTGAAGGCTGTTAAGATGGAAGCAGAAAATAGCGAAGAACCACAAATACATGAAAAACGTGTACGTGGAGCTAAAAAACCTCGCGTTCATAAAGAAGATGAGGTAGCATTAAATGCTAATATTGCAGATAAGTATCTAAAAGATTCAGAGTTGTAA
- the rpsI gene encoding 30S ribosomal protein S9 encodes MELIHAIGRRKAAVARVFVAQGNGSIIINKKDLSVYFPSTILQYVVKQPLNKLGVAEKYDIRVNLVGGGFKGQAEALRLAIARALVKINAEDKHALKSEGFLTRDSREVERKKPGRPKARKRFQFSKR; translated from the coding sequence ATGGAACTTATACATGCTATAGGAAGAAGAAAAGCTGCTGTTGCCCGTGTTTTTGTAGCTCAGGGAAATGGCTCTATTATCATCAATAAAAAAGATCTTTCTGTTTATTTTCCTTCAACCATTTTGCAGTATGTTGTAAAGCAACCGTTGAACAAATTAGGTGTTGCTGAAAAATACGACATTCGTGTTAATCTTGTTGGAGGCGGATTCAAAGGGCAAGCTGAAGCTTTACGTTTGGCTATTGCAAGAGCACTGGTAAAAATAAATGCTGAAGACAAACATGCTCTCAAATCAGAAGGATTTCTAACTCGTGATTCACGCGAAGTGGAACGTAAAAAACCAGGTCGCCCAAAAGCCCGTAAACGCTTCCAGTTCAGCAAACGTTAA
- the rplM gene encoding 50S ribosomal protein L13 produces the protein MNTLSYKTISANKATVQKEWVVVDATDMVLGRMGSKVAKLLRGKYKPNFTPHVDCGDNVIIINAEKVRLTGNKWTDRVYLSYTGYPGGQRDITPARLMEKSPEKLIMKVVKGMLPKNRLGAQLLRNLHVYAGPEHPHEAQQPKVIDLNILK, from the coding sequence ATGAATACGTTAAGTTATAAAACCATTTCTGCAAATAAGGCAACTGTGCAAAAAGAATGGGTGGTCGTTGATGCCACTGATATGGTGTTGGGACGCATGGGTTCTAAAGTTGCTAAACTTTTGCGAGGCAAATATAAGCCTAATTTTACTCCACACGTTGATTGTGGCGATAATGTGATTATTATTAATGCTGAGAAAGTTCGATTAACAGGTAATAAATGGACTGATCGTGTCTATTTGAGTTATACAGGATATCCTGGAGGGCAACGTGATATCACACCTGCCCGTTTGATGGAAAAAAGTCCTGAAAAACTGATTATGAAGGTAGTTAAGGGAATGTTGCCTAAGAATCGTTTAGGCGCTCAACTCTTACGTAATTTACATGTGTATGCCGGTCCTGAACACCCTCATGAAGCTCAACAACCCAAAGTCATTGATTTAAACATACTTAAATAA